The Bactrocera neohumeralis isolate Rockhampton unplaced genomic scaffold, APGP_CSIRO_Bneo_wtdbg2-racon-allhic-juicebox.fasta_v2 ctg619, whole genome shotgun sequence genome has a segment encoding these proteins:
- the LOC126767410 gene encoding uncharacterized protein LOC126767410, whose protein sequence is MAPTITNSPKPRRMSSTITIRSRSATRSITPISEDETMSRRMRRFKSTLPTIREEKECDDRTTRKTISHHRKPTSHRHVACGICKKDHRLVTCATYSLYNINKKYEAVIKHHYCVNCLARSHKTEGCTSKNRCSTCHGKHHSSLHGHPRLYPANDANTVEKHPLATETRLPSLLAKQTLLPTLKIRLRCDGEWYKVRAILNPTLKITNIAAELVKKLKLPITYLNTYRICSIKISSNNDTKFCLECNAVITHKLPKKPYERDLSDDVQMRFEHLVLADPQFHSNRDITLEIGADIYPQIIRNGLFKPDNGTVVAQNTAFGWTLTGTI, encoded by the coding sequence ATGGCCCCAACAATCACCAACTCACCCAAACCTCGTCGTATGAGCTCGACCATTACCATCCGGTCCCGTAGCGCAACCCGTAGCATTACGCCAATTTCGGAAGACGAAACGATGTCACGACGCATGCGGCGTTTCAAGTCGACCCTTCCCACTATTCGTGAGGAAAAGGAATGTGATGATCGCACAACCCGAAAAACGATCTCACATCACAGAAAACCCACATCACATCGTCATGTCGCCTgcggaatatgcaaaaaagacCACCGTCTAGTGACTTGCGCTACATACTCTTTATAcaacataaataagaaatacgAAGCAGTAATAAAACACCACTACTGCGTTAATTGCTTAGCCAGGTCGCACAAGACAGAAGGATGCACAAGCAAAAATCGATGCTCCACTTGTCATGGGAAGCATCATTCATCCCTACACGGACATCCGAGGCTATACCCGGCCAACGATGCAAATACTGTTGAGAAACATCCACTTGCGACAGAGACCCGACTACCATCCTTACTGGCTAAGCAGACCCTATTACCCACACTGAAGATCCGTTTAAGATGCGATGGCGAATGGTATAAAGTTCGAGCCATTTTAAACCCTACCctcaaaattacaaatatagcGGCCGAActcgttaaaaaattaaaactgccAATTACATACCTCAACACTTATCGTATTTGTAGCATCAAAATTAGCTCAAATAATGATACAAAGTTTTGTTTGGAATGTAACGCAGTTATAACACACAAGTTACCCAAAAAACCCTATGAGCGAGATCTAAGTGACGATGTGCAAATGCGCTTTGAACACTTAGTTCTCGCTGACCCTCAATTCCATAGCAACAGGGATATAACGTTGGAGATTGGAGCGGATATCTACCCACAAATCATCAGAAATGGACTATTCAAACCCGACAATGGTACAGTGGTAGCGCAGAATACAGCATTTGGCTGGACCCTTACTGGCACCATCTAA